From Triticum aestivum cultivar Chinese Spring chromosome 7B, IWGSC CS RefSeq v2.1, whole genome shotgun sequence:
ATCAGAGTCTattaaataaatactttgagttatagagttatgttgtgatggttgtatctacacatatcgtgcatattgtgtgtatgttttgaaaTGACACCTAGTTATCTGTCTTGGTAGCCTTTCCTATAGGGAACTgcctcctggtgtttccactgagcttTGGTTGTTCgctactgctctagaacacatGGACTgaccggcatgtatccttctttgcTCGTACATAGATACAAAAATCAAACATAAAAGAGTTCATGGCAATCACAAATGAATGATTAGTGTAATATATGTATTAATCCACAATAGGGATCCGGTATTACAAAGTAATGTATGAAGGGATTAATGCTAAGGACGTGgatggagatgatgatgatgatcaatgtCGTAGTCTCCTTGGTCGAGGTGATTGTGTGGCAGTGCCCTTCTGCCGATTCATCCTTCAGACCCCTTCCGCGGGTGAGGATTTCTAGTTTTCGGATGGTATTTCTGGTCTCTCTCTTTGTCTTCTGCGAGATCCGATCACACGGGGTTGAATTAGTCAATCAAGGAGAGGCGCCACTGTGTGGTACAAGTAGAGCCACGAGCGTCCGTGCTCGTACCAAATGTCATCTTCTCCTCTGGATTATTTTCTGTCATTTTTTGCCCCAGTTGGTTTCCTTTTCGCGTGGAAGGTTATTATGACGTCAATTAGCATGATTTTCACCCCAGGAATGAGTGCTAAAAATACCGTTCTCTTTCGGGAACCTGGTGAAACTAGGAAAAGGAAACACAAGCGTGGAAACTTCTGACAAACCTACCACTATTATGCATAAACAAGTGTTGCAAAAACGGACTAATCAATTAGCGGCCGAGCGACCCTCACAATTCTGCTGCACCATGTTATATGTTTGGTGTAACGTTTGATGAACAATTAAGTTGAATTTAGGGCTGTGGGTCGATGAACTATGTAACAATTAAGTTTTTTGTGCATTTTATTTGTTTCAGATTAATTTTACATGAGTTGGTATTATTTaaaacattgcatattcacaaatATGTGTGGTAGAAAAAGACCAAATTTTTGGTCTCCAGTTTTTGGTCTGCTGGAAAGTAGAAAAAAATAATCTCGAAACCACCCTAAAACTAGTTTTTGGACTCCAACTTATAGGTATGCTGAGATGCACTAAGGCTATTCTAGATCGATCCCGAGCACATCGTTGTAGTTGTGGAGCGATCGCCCGCAACTCCACCAATAAACTAGCTTGTATCATTGCTCCCAAGGTGCTTGCTCCACTCCCTCTTTCGCTTCTAAGGTCACCATGGTGGAGTTGGAGCGGGGGAAATGAAGCTCTAGATCAAGTTTGTAATCATTTCCGATGGCTGCTTGGGAGTGGCTATGTCACCAACCACGTTGCTTGGCTGCCGGCCGACTCCATCGTGCCACCGAACACGTTGGAGGAAGGGTGGTTTCTTCCACCTCGCGGCCAAGGACCCAAAAGGGAGGCAATGCATCTTCACATGGGGGCCACGACAAGGTGACATGGAGGCTTCGTCGTCCCAAGTGATGCCATCCCCGGTGACGACAAGATTGCATCCATGAAGAGGATGCTAGGGACCCGATCATGTTTTCCATCTCATCGTTGTTGGTCGTCCATGTGAAAGTCAAGCACTAGCTTGCTCTTTAGGTTTAGTTTTGGGTCCTCTTGTAATTGCGTGTGTACCACCACTTCAATATTATTTCAGCTTCAGGGGTCCTTCTGGACCCTCTCTGGCTCTCCCGTtcgaaagaaaacagaaaacaccaTCCATGTGCTGTCAAATGAGCACCAGGTTAAAAAAACTGTTTCTGGATATATCATGGGCAAATCCTAAATGGCCCCCTCTGCGCTTGTTATAGGTGTTCGTGTAATCGGGCGCACACCCACCTCCGAGCTGGGCCGACACGTTTTAGCTTCTTTTTTTCATCTGTAAAAAAAGAAGAAACACGCGCAGAGACTCAAACATGGGATCTCCTTATACTCGATATAACGCATTAATCACCCGCCCGCTATGCGAGTTGTGCTCAGTTCTCCCTTTCCTCTTTTTCTTTtgtctttcctttctctttttcttttttccctttttcattttccttttccttttattatttttttatttttttttctttcttaaaatcgtgaactttttccaaaatcgatgaacttttttcaaggcaatgaactttttctccaaaattgatgaacctttttcaaactcgatgatttttttttcaaaatcgataaacttttttcaaaatgaatgaaaattatgaactttttttaaaatttatgaacattttttaatttcatgAAATTTTGTTAAAATTTGATGaaactttttttcaaatcaatgaactatttttcaaaatcaatgaactttttgaaaattaatgaactttttgttgaaaatcaatgaactttttccaaatttgatgaacttattttcaaatttgtGTACTTGTTTCGAATTTCATGAACTTCTTTTCAAATTCGTGAAGTTTTCTAATTTGTACGAACTTTTTCGAATTTATGAACTTTCTTTTAAGTTCACGTTTTTCAAATGAGCAAACTTTTTTGGAATCGCTACACTGATATCGCTGAATTAACTGATATCGCTACGGTTCCTCGCGCCCTGCTAGGTCTGCTACTGTGCTGAgcagatgggccggcccaatcggAGCCAGGAAGGAAAACTGGCGCAACAGGCGCCAATTAGGAGCTCCCTATATCATGGGCCTATCAGCTTCATTTGGGCTGTATCAGTGCCGGCCTGCTTCGATTACTTATAACTATAAAAAAGATGAAGGAAATGTCATTTTTTCTTGACGCCCCCAAAACCCTAGCCGCTTCTTCTCTCTGCCCACTCCCCGCGCGAGCCACAGACGGCCGCCGCCTCACACCGCTGAGACCTCCTCCTCCCCAGTCAAGCGCGAGAGTATACCCCAGAATAACACCACCATGGCCGGCGGCAAGATCCAGAAGAAGCGAcacggcggaggtggcggcggcggcggcgcgcggctgcAGGGCGGGATCCCGTTCGAGAAGTCCAAGGGCCAGCACATCCTGCGGAACCCGGCGCTGGTGGACTCCATCATCGCCAAGGCCGGCCTCAAGCCGACCGACACCGTCCTCGAGATCGGGCCCGGAACGGGAAATCTCACCAAGCGGCTGCTCGAGGCCGGCGTCAAGGCCGTTGTCGCCGTCGAGCTCGACCCGCGGATGGTTCTCGAGCTGAGCCGCCGGTTCCAGGGGCACCCCCTCTCCTCACGCCTCAAGGTACAAGGGCTCTCCTTTGTGGCTCCTATTCTTCTCATATTTGTGGAAAAATTGTTTTTCGCAGACAATTCAGTGATTTGTGCTATGCTGCTGTATCTGTTTCTACTGTACTTGCTCTGCAATAGACTGCTCAGAGATTGTTTTTGGCGGTAAACGGGGAATTCGGTGTTGTATGATGTTGGGCTCATTTAGCTGAACTNNNNNNNNNNNNNNNNNNNNNNNNNNNNNNNNNNNNNNNNNNNNNNNNNNNNNNNNNNNNNNNNNNNNNNNNNNNNNNNNNNNNNNNNNNNNNNNNNNNNNNNNNNNNNNNNNNNNNNNNNNNNNNNNNNNNNNNNNNNNNNNNNNNNNNNNNNNNNNNNNNNNNNNNNNNNNNNNNNNNNNNNNNNNNNNNNNNNNNNNNNNNNNNNNNNNNNNNNNNNNNNNNNNNNNNNNNNNNNNNNNNNNNNNNNNNNNNNNNNNNNNNNNNNNNNNNNNNNNNNNCCCAGTAGCTGAGTTAGTAAGTGCTACATAGCGATTGTTCCTGTCAACCCAGAGCAATAGCAATACATGTATGAGGGAGTTTTGCTCCACCAACTGACAATTTCCATATTCTTGATTGTCAAAGTTACTAAGCACTGTTGCATATATTATTGTGAATAATTGTAGCGCAATACACTATGACTGGTCACCTAATATAGGGTACTATTGGTGTGTTAGGAGAACTAAGATTGTCTTGATACGATGGCATGATTTATAGTTTAAAAATAAACTGTGAATTTTGATTATAATAAACAGCGATGAATGCGTTATGGTAGTGCTGATAACTATGGGAAGGGGAGACAAAACGAAAAAACAATCAAGCTTACATCAAGTCCACTCTCTTTCATGAATCTTCAGCTATAATTTGAACCAAACGTTTGTTAATAAAAATGTGTATATTCTTGTGAACCATAATGCAGGTTATCCAAGGAGATGTTCTTAAATGTGATCTTCCGTACTTCGATATCTGCGTGGCAAACATCCCATACCAGATATCGTCCCCCCTTACATTCAAGCTTCTGTCACACCGTCCGATCTTCAGGTGTGCTGTGATCATGTTTCAACGTGAATTTGCCATGAGACTTGTAGCACAGCCTGGAGACACTCTGTACTGCCGTCTGTCAGTGAACGTGCAGCTCCTATCTCGCGTGTCACATCTGCTGAAGGTTGGGCGGAATAACTTCAGGCCTCCACCCAAGGTAGATTCTTCAGTTGTTCGCATCGAGCCAAGGAAACCCCTCCCTCCTGTCAGCTTCAAAGAGTGGGATGGACTTGTAAGGATTTGTTTCAATCGGAAAAACAAAACTCTGGGCTCCCTTTTCAAGCAGAAGCGCGTCCTTGAGTTGCTAGAGAAGAATTACAAGACAATGCAATCTCTCCAACTTGCCCAAGAATCTGAAATGGGCGAGgagaagatgtcacctgatgatgttgcgGTGCTAGCCAATATGGTCGAGGACCTGAGCATGGAGATGAGTGATGAGAAAGAGGACGACGACATGGAAATGGATGATGCTGACGTGGCAGATGGCCGTGCTAGCTTCAGAGAAAAGATTATGGGTATATTGCAGCAGGGTGATTTTGCAGAGAAGAGGTCTTCCAAGCTGAGCCAAGTTGATTTCCTCTACTTGCTGTCTCTGTTCAACAAAGCAGGTATACATTTTTCGTGAGGGCCCGCTTAGTCAGCTAGCTTGAGATGGATCTTGAAAAGCCATGTTTATTTTTTGGTTTATGTTATGTAAGTCCTATATAAGTTAAAAGTCATCTTTGTGATATTGTGCTCTGAAATATTTTCGACACCGTCGATTTTGCCCCTGCTTTAGAAAATAATTCCAAGGAAAGATGTTCAAACCGTGTCGCCAATACATATATGCTCGCATTTTGTATGGTTTGATATTATTCCCCTTGTTGAGGGTGCGATGCAGATGCAAGTTTAGttgctactactccctccgtttctaaatatttgtcttttaagacatttcaaatggatgactacatacggatgtatattgacatagtttagagtgtagatttactcattttgcttcgtatgtagtcacttgttggaatctctataaggacaaatatttaggaacggagtatTTCTGTATTTCGTATTCAGAATCAAGCTGAATTATCGAATCtcatatttaggaacggagtaTTTCTGTATTTCGTATTCAGAATCAAGCTGAATTATCGAATCTCTCGTTTACTAGGAGTAGGTGCCAAGGTTATTAGGAGTAGGACACGTGGGCAAAAGATGAGGGGTCAAGGGTCAACACCGTTGAAGTCGAAGCAATAATGGAGGATTACCTCCCGGTCTTGCATCTCTGCCACGTTGATAACCGCAATCGCGCCACGTCTTGCCTCTCACACAGGATATACATCAACCATGCTCGTATGTATGACCGTCTTTGTCTCGCTGTGACGCACACCTTCTCCATAGCAAGAAAAACCCATGGAGATTGCCGTCTCCGCGGTGGCAAGCGAGCGAGTCATCAACGTATGTATGACCGTTGTACTTCATGTTCGGCCGCCGGGTCGAGAGGCAGCGAGTCATCAacgtattgatgcaggacggccACCCGCCACCCGGGGCTCCGACCGTGCTGCCCATCATCGGCCGTCGCAGAGTGGGCAAGAAGACGCTGGTGTGGAGCGTCTGCTCCGACGACCGGATCCGCTCTCGCTTCCCTTCCATCCTCCACGTCGACGGATGCGAGATTCAGAGGATCGACCGTCGCAGGTTTGCTACTACTGTGAGGACTTTgatcgtcgttgaggtccggtcGGACGTCGATGACAGGGAGTGGCACGAGTTCCTCTCGCTGCTCCAAACTGTCACCGGCGCAGGGAGCAAGGTGGTGATCCTAAGCCGGCTCGAGAGGCTAGCGAGGTTTGGAACCGTGAACCTCGTCCGGATCAACAGCTTCTCACGAGAGGAATACGGCTACCTTTTCAAGGTCCTCGCGTTCGGGAGCTCCGACCCGGCGGACCACCCGCGGCTGGCGCTGATAGGGAAGGAGCTAGCGACGATGATGGAGGGGTCCCTCGTGCACCTCAACGTCTACTCGAGCGTGCTGAGGAACAACCTGAACGTTCAGTTCTGGAGCCGCGCTCTGAAGCTGTACCGAACGGTGATGGAGGCTAACCTGTCCGTCTTCGGTGACCGCCCGAGGGCTCTTCTTGACAGAGGCAGCACCGTTGATATCACCAGgttctcggcggcggcggcggcggctaccccgCTTCGATTTGTGCTGCTGATCGGTGGAAGGGGCTCTTCCGGGCCAGGTGAGCTCCCCAGGATGACATTTGGAGATATAATAGCGGGCTCTGTTGTTCTGCCGATGAAGTTTGAGCTGGTGTGGGAATCTCGGTTGCCCCCTTACACTGTTATCTCCGGCACTTGTGTCGCAGAGGAGCCTCGACACTCGGTTTCACCCACAAGGAAACGTCGTAGATGATGTATGCTTCTGCAGGCCATTACCGTGCCAGGATTTCTTCCTCCTGATGTCAACTTTTACTGAATGTATCACTTTCCGTAGCATAGTATACTGCAAATAAGTGGCGCTATTCTTGCTCGTATCTGTTCGCCGGGCGATGCGGGCCTGCTCCTCCGCTCAGCTCTCACCACGTTGGCCGCCTTCTCTTTGGCTAGCCGCTCGGACTCCTCGAGCCTGAGCCGCAATGCCTTGCAGTTCTGCAGCGGGGACGGTGGGCATCTGTCTTGGACGTGGTCGACCGGCGGATGACATCGCGGGCGATCCCCTCCTCCGACTCGGAAGGCAGGACAACCGACATTATCTGCACGGCCCGCAGATGTCCAGCTAGTTCCGACCCCGGACGAAGCACGGATGGTGCGAGGTAAGGGATTAcagcgggggtcggggcggcgcccgTCCGTTTCGTCTCCGGCGGCCCTAGGATCATGGAGTAGTGGTGGACCTCGGTCCTTGCGGACGGGAGGGATCTTTCTTCGTTTTTAATTGTTTTTATGAGTTCGTTTAGGGTTTGTGTCTTGTTCAGGTAGACGAGACGGTGGCGACTCCTTGATATGGAATTAGGTTCTCTCCGCATGGCCCCGTTCTGCTAATGTGTCTAGCGTCGTAAAAgggtgtggaggtgtgtctctcgCGGATCTCGCGAGATTCGGTCGGTGCTTGTCTTTGATGAATCCGTTCTTTGTTTGTTTAAGTTCATGTGTCTAcatgttggatcctttcgatctatacTTCACTTCATCGGCAATGGTTGATGCTCTGGTGTGTTGGTCTAATGGGTTCTTAGCACAACGACTTCTTGACTGTCTATTGCAACAAGTTTGACCCGGCTTCGGTGAGAGAGGGATGATAGGGCTGATGACGGCGGCATGCTTTCGGCTTGCTCCAGTGCTTGTAATCGTCGCTAGCTGGTCTACGAACATGGATTAATTATTTATGTGTTTTTTTATTGCCATAGCATGACAAATATATCAAAAGTTTTTTCAGAAAAAAGAAGAGAGGATAATTCTTCAAACTAAGGATGGGAAGTTCAGAAACATGAAGCTAAAATTAACATAAAGTCGTGGTGTGGAGTGCAAAATATACTGAAAATTTCTGTTCACTTCTCAGTCACTTCGGAGAGACAAAAACATAGTCTCAACTAAGACAATACCCAACTTGCAGCTTCTAATTGTCATGACACGAAAATAAACTGTACAAACTAAACTACGACGCGCAGTGGTTGCCGCTCACGAAGATCGAAGATCTGCGCAGCCATTATTTCGATTTACACGCGACGAGTCGATCGATCCTTGGGGCGCCTCCCGATCCACAGCTCGACCGATCAATGATCGAGTACGTACGACACTAGGTCCCCGAGGGCCGCATAGTCATCAAGGTACTCTCCAAAGCTAACGGCGCCGCCGTATTGCCGGGTGGACGTCACGTCTCCCTGGTCGGGCCAAGTAGGCGGCGGTGCTGTGCAGGGCTGAGCTCCCGGGGGTGCGGCTGCTCAGCACCTCCTCCTGGTCGCCGCTGTCAGGCTTCATGCCCTGCAGGCCGGACCCCGTCGCCGTGCTGGTGGTGGTGCCATGGGTAGCGGTAGCGGCGCTGCCGGGCGCGAAGCTGATGAGGTGGCAGCCGGCGTGCAGGCCTTGGGCGGCGCCGGTCAGGTGGTGGAGGACGTgcggcgccgcggcggcggcggcggggtcccggCAGGTGTGCACGCCGATGTAGGTGACCCTGAACATGCCCTCGTCGTCGTCGCAGCGCTGGACCTGCCGCTGCGCCGCGCACTGCTGGTCGTACTTGTGCGTGCACCGGAAGTAGGCCCTGCGGCAGAAACACGTTCGTTCATGGCGCTTGTCAGTTGACGGAGACCCGTCGACGTCGTCGAGGGATTAATATTAATTGTAGGCAGGGTTAGTTGTTGCAGAGTTCACACGTAGGTGGGAGCACCATTGCCATCCCATTTGGTGGTTTTTTAGCAGTTTATTAGTAGTGATAAAATCATTGGAGGGCAGGGAAGAAACGTACCTCGAGTGCTTGGAGTTGTGTATCTCCTTCTGCCCGTACTTGCGCCATGCCTGCCCGTCGTCCAAGCTCTTCATGCTCTTCGTGACCACGGACGATTGCTGGGTCCTGCAACGCCAAAAAGGAGAAGCAAATTTTGCAAACATCCATTAGTCACGTCACGTGGCTAAGCAAATATGCAGTTAATTAGTGAGAGAGACATACTTATATATAAGAATCATGAGCTGGAGCCTCTTCTCACCTTCTCCGGCAGGCCCTCCCgtttcctccggcggcggcggaggcgggcttCCTCTTCCCGCCGCCGCTGGCGCCGTCGGTGACCTCGCTGTGCACGTCCGAGGACCTCTCGCTGGCGCTGGCAGCGGCCGCGGCCCTGGCGGCGTGGATGGCGCGAGAGAAGGCGTGGAGGATCTGGTCCACGATGAGGCCGCTGGCCTTGGGGGAGTCCCGGAGGAGGCCCTGCAGCTGCGTCGCGAACTCCCGCCCCTTGATCAGGTCATCCGTCACTCGCGCCAACGGGGTCTCCATGGACATGTACTACAGTCTGCAGTACGTCGCTCGAAGCACAAGCACGCAGTACTACACTGGAACACTCTCCCGCTTTAGCACAAGGCCACTGGAGTAGCCAGCCAGCCAGTGATATGGTATGGAGCAGCAAGGCGAGGGCAGGGGGGAGCTCGAGGGAGGAAGGTTCGTACTCCCTCCATCACAGTATATAGGGCGTCGATGGCGTCGCTCTGGGACCAAGGTGCCTTCTGATAGGCAGGGATTAAGGAGTCGATTGTGCTGCGAAATTGATGGCAAGGCGCCTAATGAATCGCTAAAATGACGCTTGGTAACCTCCCCGTCCAATAAAAACTGAAACAGAGCGCATGCATTGGTGGAGCCGTTTCTGAGCGAAATTTTAGCGggtttcttcctcctcccgcgccATTCCTTCCTCCTCCCGCGCCATTCCTTTCTCCCCCGCTCGGTTTCCATCTCCCGCCGATCTGCTGCCAAATACAAAACGAAAATTTCGGAGTTCAAAGCTCCCGCCGATCCGCTCTATAATTAGCTGCGGCGATGGAGGGACACGTACAAACAGcatcttctctcctccctcctctctccaaTGGCGCTGCCGCAGCAATGTGCAgatcgccggcctcctcctcttggcCTCCGTGGGCTTTCTAGGGTTGCTTTCCAGCCGAGATCGCCGCCGCCCGGAGGTCTTCCTCCTCTTGGTCTCACCGGACGCTCTGGTGCTCCTTCCTTCTCCATCGGCACGGCAGGTTTTGAGCGTCTTCCTCCTCCTACAACTTTGCCTCGACGGCGCGTCGGCCTCACACGCCCATCTCGCGCTCCGGCACCTAACGAGGCCGGTTCCTCGAACTGGAGTGCCTCCGTCGGTGAGGCCGGTACAGGCAGCGGAAGGTTTGTGGGGTTTCACCTCATCAATGGCAGCGGCGGGATCTCgtttggcggtggcggtggcggcgtgaTCTCGTTTGgcagtggcggtggcggtggcagcggGATATCgtttggcggcggcggcagcgagtccCTGGACTTCACGTTCAGAACCGGCGCCGGTGCCAATCGGAGTGAAGGATCCTCCCATGGTGGAAGCAGAGAAGGTAAACCCTAGAGACCCTATAGTCTCATAGATCATGCAATTTTTGTCTGTCACTTTGAATCAAGATTAAACCCTAGTTGTTTCGTTTGATGTTGATGGAGTACTCATGTTTCTGTTACTCCATGAGAATTGCATGTTTCTGTTGATGGAGTACTCATGTTTCGGTCATGATGGACTACTCATGTCCAGATCAATAGAGATAATTGTTTCTAAAATCACATAAACAGTCATTTTCATGCACATTTGTTTCTAAAATCACATGGTTACTATGCTTCATTTTCACAAGGTATTGGTGGAAATGAGGGTACCATTGGCTACCGAGGGCCTGGATACAACCCAAATTTTTCACATGCCGACGAATACCCTCCTAGTCAAGAGGCTGTTCAAACCCAAAGACAACCTATCGATTTGAGTAAGCTCATTTAGCACATTTTTGTATTTCACTAACCTTCCATATTTTTTGTTTGTCTAATTATTTTTCCAATGCATCTAGATGTtttgtcgaacaaggagacaagaagACAGTACCGTATCGATGATAGGCGTCACATATATACTGAGATCATTGCCCGTAATGGTACGGGTAATAGGTTGAAGCATGGAGTTTCTAAAGCTGTTGCACTAGCTTGTAAATGTCCTAGGAGGATAGTGCAAAGGGTATGGCAGGAGGCTAAAAAAGGTGGCGGCATTACTGGGGTAAAAAACAATCGGAAGCTCAAATCAGGAAGGAAGAAGATTAATTTTGACATAGATGCATTGGAGGCCATCCCACCTGGAGAGAGAACAACATTAGAACAAGTTGCTGGACATATGAACGTGTCAACTTCCACTGTTTGGCGGAAGTGAGTGTTATACATTCATATATGTCAATTTTTTACATGTCAAATGTCTATGTCATTGATATATTGTTGTTATATTTTCTTGTAGGTTGAAGATGAAGGAAATTAGACGAATAACGAGTGAATTGAAGCCTGCCTTGACTGCTGCAAATGAAAGGGCTCGTGTGGAGTATGCTCTAAAGCATCTTGAGCCATGTAGCCTAACGTCCCTAGGCGGTATCAAACCCACATTTAGGGCTGATATGGATGTGGTTCATATAGATGAGAAATGGTTTTATCGCACGCGGAAGACCCAGAACATGTATTTGAGCCATAGAGAGAATGCACCACACCGGGAATGTAAACATAAAAACCACATTCAAAAAATTATGTTCTTGTCCGCAATGGCTAGACCGAGGTATGATGCTCAAGGCAATTGTGTTTTTGATGGCAAGATTGGGGTTTGGGCTTACACAGAAATGGTGCAAGCTCAAAAGAAGAGTCAAAACAGGTTCGCACTTGTTTTTGCTACTACTCCTACTTTGTGC
This genomic window contains:
- the LOC123159863 gene encoding ribosomal RNA small subunit methyltransferase is translated as MAGGKIQKKRHGGGGGGGGARLQGGIPFEKSKGQHILRNPALVDSIIAKAGLKPTDTVLEIGPGTGNLTKRLLEAGVKAVVAVELDPRMVLELSRRFQGHPLSSRLKVIQGDVLKCDLPYFDICVANIPYQISSPLTFKLLSHRPIFRCAVIMFQREFAMRLVAQPGDTLYCRLSVNVQLLSRVSHLLKVGRNNFRPPPKVDSSVVRIEPRKPLPPVSFKEWDGLVRICFNRKNKTLGSLFKQKRVLELLEKNYKTMQSLQLAQESEMGEEKMSPDDVAVLANMVEDLSMEMSDEKEDDDMEMDDADVADGRASFREKIMGILQQGDFAEKRSSKLSQVDFLYLLSLFNKAGIHFS
- the LOC123161744 gene encoding uncharacterized protein, which produces MFGRRVERQRVINVLMQDGHPPPGAPTVLPIIGRRRVGKKTLVWSVCSDDRIRSRFPSILHVDGCEIQRIDRRRFATTVRTLIVVEVRSDVDDREWHEFLSLLQTVTGAGSKVVILSRLERLARFGTVNLVRINSFSREEYGYLFKVLAFGSSDPADHPRLALIGKELATMMEGSLVHLNVYSSVLRNNLNVQFWSRALKLYRTVMEANLSVFGDRPRALLDRGSTVDITRFSAAAAAATPLRFVLLIGGRGSSGPGELPRMTFGDIIAGSVVLPMKFELVWESRLPPYTVISGTCVAEEPRHSVSPTRKRRR
- the LOC123158061 gene encoding uncharacterized protein, with translation MALPQQCADRRPPPLGLRGLSRVAFQPRSPPPGGLPPLGLTGRSGAPSFSIGTAGFERLPPPTTLPRRRVGLTRPSRAPAPNEAGSSNWSASVGEAGTGSGRFVGFHLINGSGGISFGGGGGGVISFGSGGGGGSGISFGGGGSESLDFTFRTGAGANRSEGSSHGGSREGIGGNEGTIGYRGPGYNPNFSHADEYPPSQEAVQTQRQPIDLNVLSNKETRRQYRIDDRRHIYTEIIARNGTGNRLKHGVSKAVALACKCPRRIVQRVWQEAKKGGGITGVKNNRKLKSGRKKINFDIDALEAIPPGERTTLEQVAGHMNVSTSTVWRKLKMKEIRRITSELKPALTAANERARVEYALKHLEPCSLTSLGGIKPTFRADMDVVHIDEKWFYRTRKTQNMYLSHRENAPHRECKHKNHIQKIMFLSAMARPRYDAQGNCVFDGKIGVWAYTEMVQAQKKSQNRFALVFATTPTLC